The genomic DNA TCATCCGTTTCTCCTAGAAAGTTATTACGAAACCCCGTGAAGGCCACACAGACACCATGGTGCAATCACAGACTACAACCAAGACTCGCAGGCTGTTCAAAATGGCCGGCCAGCAAGGCCGCAGCGAGTGAAGGCCCGAGGCGTACCCTCTGGGGTACGTTGAGGGTCTGAACGACGCGAGAACGATGCTGGCGGCCTTTTTCAACAGCCTGCTAAAATTTGGTCCAGCGGCCTTCCAATTTCTTCATAATCTGCGGCATGGTTGTATACTCCATCTCTTCGAGGGGCAAGCGATGCGGCTCGAAGGGACCATGCATGCGCAGCACATCCGCGATCCGATTGGCATCCCGCCTCGCTTCATCGTAGGACGGATCGTCGAACATGTCGCGCGGCCCGATGAGCTTGCCGTCGGCCAGCTGAAACCCGATACAGGCCACGCGCGGAGGACCGTCGAACCTGGTCGGCGTCGCCTGTTTGACCGACACGGGCATCAGCGGGCCGTAATGCGAGCCCCTCATCCAGCCTTCGATGATCCAGGGGTAGCGAAACGGCTCCAGCACTTCCCCGACCGCGGGAAAATTCTGCTGCGCCCGCACGATCATGACCGGGTCGTCCTTGCCGACGTACTTTCCCGCGATGAGCGAGAGCCGTTCCGTGGACGTAGCTGCGGCAATGGTCCCGTCTGCGCGAGAAAAAACATGTTTGACGGTATACTTTCCCGGCGACCCGATAAACATCAGCATGTCGTAGAGATCTTCCGGGCAGTCGAAGGTGATTTTCTTGTGCTCACGGATATCCTGCACCTCGAATCGGAACCCCTGGTGCAACGTCGGGGCGATCACAAGGCCGGCCGTCGTAA from Nitrospirota bacterium includes the following:
- the fbp gene encoding fructose-1,6-bisphosphate aldolase/phosphatase, whose product is PALIENANGKLAPAKTSGMLVDYHVSSCGDDLQLIMTHRHGVDSEAIHRLAWETFEAGTQVAKDLHLYGAGQDLLSDAFSGNVRGQGPGVAEMEFVERKSEPILIFMADKTSAGAWNLPLYKMFADPFTTAGLVIAPTLHQGFRFEVQDIREHKKITFDCPEDLYDMLMFIGSPGKYTVKHVFSRADGTIAAATSTERLSLIAGKYVGKDDPVMIVRAQQNFPAVGEVLEPFRYPWIIEGWMRGSHYGPLMPVSVKQATPTRFDGPPRVACIGFQLADGKLIGPRDMFDDPSYDEARRDANRIADVLRMHGPFEPHRLPLEEMEYTTMPQIMKKLEGRWTKF